One window of Thalassovita mediterranea genomic DNA carries:
- a CDS encoding zinc-dependent metalloprotease has protein sequence MRQILTGLLAVLILAISPPAGAQPGGGNGFFDVAINDENKVIATLPAPGDDGVMLRMIHAVRLKAGLGSNPVGLDRGWGSSGEILVFRNIGNRVVLEVENQTYRANPDNPLEARAVAESFANSFVAAADITSQDAGSVSFDMTGFLTGDRLNLVQHLKDAGQGTFSLKEDRSMVDPDSILTFPDNVEIDVFLTLSSSDPGREVATTAANGNDMTLVQHHSFVRLPEEGYTPIESDPRAGVIDQVHFDYSAGLAEPVVTRLARRYRLQKNEAGEVINPIVFYIDSGAPPQIQDALLDGASWWGDAFAAAGYPDGYRVEVLPEDAHPLDIRYNVVQWVHRQTRGWSYGGGISDPRTGEMLKGHVILGSLRVRQDRMIFEGLTGTGETGTGSETDPVELALARIRQLSAHEIGHALGFQHNFAASTYGKGSVMDYPAPDVRVRQGALDFSNVYGVGIGSWDKFTATWLYGDLTDEERDDLVLEARSNGLIYVADQDARSASTGHPLGNIWDNGPDPVAALRETLEIRRIALENFGEDRVQQGQPLSDLNDVIVPIYLYHRYQTAAAAKLVGGMSFNYGERGDGQPPAEIVSPERQLEALDVLLETVAPSRLDLSDEVLNLLTPGMANYALADWDRERFAGSASPAFDLIAAADTAAATTFGILLEPQRVARLIEFNRRDPANPGASDVFARIQQAVIATPNSARTRPIAEAVRARYAFALMDLAGADTTAAVKASASAGLEDLLGALESKRDSHAVWLSGRIEDFLDAPADIDPPAVTAKALPPGGPIGYTPYETCWHCD, from the coding sequence TCGCCGCCCGCTGGGGCGCAGCCAGGCGGCGGCAACGGCTTCTTCGACGTGGCGATCAATGATGAGAACAAGGTCATCGCGACTCTTCCTGCGCCCGGCGACGACGGCGTCATGCTGCGGATGATCCACGCTGTGCGTCTGAAGGCTGGCCTGGGCTCAAACCCTGTCGGTCTCGACCGGGGGTGGGGATCCAGCGGCGAAATCCTCGTCTTCCGCAACATCGGCAACCGGGTCGTTCTGGAGGTCGAAAACCAGACTTATCGGGCAAACCCTGACAATCCGCTGGAAGCGCGAGCCGTGGCGGAGAGCTTTGCAAACTCCTTTGTCGCTGCTGCAGACATCACGTCTCAAGATGCGGGTTCGGTGTCCTTCGACATGACCGGCTTTCTGACCGGTGACCGGCTGAACCTTGTCCAGCACCTCAAGGATGCCGGCCAAGGCACATTCAGCCTGAAAGAAGACCGCTCCATGGTCGATCCAGACAGCATTCTCACGTTTCCGGACAATGTCGAAATCGACGTGTTCCTGACGCTGTCGAGCAGCGATCCCGGGCGCGAGGTCGCAACCACGGCAGCGAACGGGAACGACATGACGCTGGTCCAGCATCACTCTTTCGTGCGCCTTCCTGAAGAGGGCTACACACCGATCGAGTCCGACCCGCGCGCGGGCGTGATCGATCAGGTTCATTTCGATTATAGCGCAGGCCTAGCAGAGCCGGTCGTGACGCGTCTTGCCCGGCGCTACCGCCTGCAGAAGAACGAGGCTGGCGAGGTGATCAATCCGATTGTCTTCTATATCGATAGCGGCGCGCCGCCCCAGATACAGGACGCGCTTCTGGACGGCGCAAGCTGGTGGGGTGATGCGTTTGCAGCCGCGGGCTACCCGGATGGCTACCGCGTCGAAGTTCTGCCCGAAGACGCGCACCCCCTCGATATCCGCTACAATGTCGTCCAGTGGGTCCACCGCCAGACGCGCGGCTGGTCCTATGGCGGAGGCATTTCCGACCCGCGCACAGGTGAGATGCTGAAGGGCCATGTCATTCTTGGTTCGCTGCGCGTGCGGCAGGACCGGATGATCTTCGAGGGCCTGACGGGGACTGGGGAGACCGGCACGGGATCTGAAACTGACCCTGTCGAGCTCGCCCTTGCACGCATCCGACAGCTCTCGGCCCATGAGATCGGCCATGCGCTCGGCTTCCAGCATAATTTTGCGGCCAGTACCTACGGCAAAGGCTCTGTCATGGACTATCCGGCGCCCGACGTTCGGGTCCGACAAGGCGCACTCGACTTCAGCAATGTCTACGGTGTCGGCATTGGCAGCTGGGACAAGTTCACGGCGACGTGGCTATATGGCGACCTGACCGATGAGGAGCGCGATGACCTCGTCCTGGAGGCGCGGTCTAATGGCCTCATCTATGTTGCCGACCAGGATGCGCGCAGCGCGTCGACGGGCCATCCCCTCGGCAATATCTGGGACAACGGACCAGACCCGGTCGCCGCGCTCCGCGAGACGCTTGAAATCAGGCGCATCGCACTGGAGAATTTCGGCGAGGATCGTGTGCAGCAAGGCCAGCCCCTGTCTGACCTCAACGATGTCATCGTGCCCATCTACCTTTATCATCGTTATCAGACGGCTGCTGCAGCCAAGCTCGTCGGCGGTATGAGCTTCAATTATGGAGAGCGCGGTGATGGACAGCCTCCGGCAGAGATCGTCTCGCCGGAACGCCAGCTTGAGGCGCTCGATGTGCTTCTGGAAACAGTGGCACCCTCGCGTCTTGATCTCAGCGACGAGGTTCTGAACCTGCTGACACCGGGCATGGCGAATTATGCGCTGGCCGATTGGGACCGCGAACGATTCGCCGGATCGGCGAGCCCGGCCTTCGACCTTATCGCCGCTGCCGATACCGCCGCCGCGACGACATTCGGCATCCTTCTTGAGCCGCAGCGCGTCGCGCGCCTGATCGAGTTCAATCGCCGCGATCCTGCAAATCCGGGGGCAAGCGACGTGTTCGCGCGCATCCAGCAGGCGGTGATCGCAACACCCAACTCGGCGCGAACGCGGCCCATCGCTGAAGCCGTTCGGGCGCGCTACGCCTTCGCCCTGATGGACCTTGCAGGTGCCGACACGACAGCGGCCGTGAAGGCGTCTGCTTCTGCTGGTCTGGAGGATCTGCTAGGAGCGCTTGAAAGCAAGCGTGACAGTCATGCGGTATGGCTCAGTGGCCGCATTGAGGATTTCCTCGACGCCCCGGCTGATATCGACCCGCCAGCCGTGACCGCAAAGGCGCTGCCACCGGGCGGGCCAATCGGCTACACGCCATATGAGACCTGCTGGCACTGCGACTAG